In Mycolicibacterium aubagnense, the DNA window CTCGGCCTGGCCGAGAATGCCGGCGCCACAGTGCATCCGCTGACGACGGTCGATTCCGTGCGGCAAAGCCCGAGCGGGATCTGGGAGATCGACACCGTCCGCACCGGCAGGACCCTGCGCAAGAACCGCCGCACGTTCACGGCGCGGCACGTCGTCCTGGCGGCCGGCACCTGGGGCACCCAGAACCTGCTGCACAAGATGAAGGACAGCGACACCCTGCCCCAGCTGTCGGACCGGCTCGGTGTACTCACCCGCACCAACTCCGAATCGATCGTCGGCGCAATGAAATACCAGGTCGACCCGGCGCTGGACCTGACGCGCGGGGTGGCCATCACGTCGTCGTTCCATCCGACCAGCGACACCCACATCGAATCGGTGCGCTACGGCAAGGGCTCCAACGCGATGGGCCTGCTGCAGACCCTGATGACCGACGGCGGCGGTCGGTGGCCGCGCTGGCTGAAGTTCCTGGGGCTGGCGGTGACGCACCCGCGCGCACTGTTGCGGGTGTTGTCAGTCGGCAATTGGAGTGAGCGCACGGTGATTTCACTCGTGATGCAGAACCTGGACAACTCGATCACCACGTTCACCAAGCGGGGACTGCGTGGCCGGCACCTGTCGAGCAAGCAGGGCCACGGCCAACCCAATCCGACATGGATCCCGGCCGGCAACGACGCGACCCGCCGGGTCGCCGAGAAGATCGACGGAGTGACGGCCGGCACCTGGGGCGAGCTGTTCAACATCCCGATGACCGCGCATTTCCTCGGTGGTTGCGCCATCGGCTCGGACGCCGAGCACGCCGTGATCGACCCCTACCACCGGGTCTACGGCTACCCCACCCTGAGTGTCGTTGACGGGTCGGCAGTTTCGGCGAACCTGGGCGTGAACCCCTCGTTGACCATCACCGCCCAAGCGGAGCGTGCGGCAGCGATGTGGCCCAACAAGGGCGAGAACGACCTGCGTCCCGAACAGGGACAGCCCTACCGTCGGGTGGACGCTGTGGCCCCGGTCAAACCGGTTGTGCCGGAAGGCGCTCCGGGGGCGTTGCGGCTGCCCCTCATCCCGATCTCGTCGACCGGGAAAGACGCGTAGCGCCCTACAGCGAGATATTCAGATGGTCGGACACATTGCCGACCATCTGAACATCCACGATGCGCTCGGTGAAGTACCAGCCACTGTCGTCGCGCGCGAACGTATCGGCGTACCGGCCCACCACGATGGGCTGCAGCGGCACCGTTTCAGTCTGTTGCACCACGCAGAACGTCGACCTTGCGTGAGCGATATCGCCATCGAGTTCGACGATCGGGTTGAGCACCAGGTGCCGGGTGCGCGGGGTGTTCCCGTGGTCCGGGAACCGGCGAGTGGTACGGGCGAAAGTCTTGGCGATCGCGTCCCGTCCCTCGACGCTGCCCGAAGTCGGCCCGCCGAACCGACCACGCCCCAGCAGGTCTCCCACGCCGTCGAAGTCGCCGGCATCGATCAACTCGGCGTAGCGGTACAACAACTCGGTGATCGCCAGCTTGTCCGCCACGTCTTCCAGCTTGCTCACGCGATCTGTCCCTTCACCACCGGCAGCCCCGGATCGCTCGGCACATCGAGCGGTGACGGCTTGGCACCCGCGGCAATCAGATGCGCGGCGAAGGACGCGATCATGGCCCCGTTGTCGGTACACAGCCGGGGCCGCGGCACTCGAAGCGTCAAACCAGCCTCGGCACAACGCTCTTCGGCGAGCTCCCGCAGCCGTGAGTTGGCCGCCACACCCCCGGCGATCAGCAGCGTCGACACCCCGAGATCGGTGGCCGCGCGAACCGCCTTGCGGGTCAACACATCCGCGACGGCCTCCTGGAACCCGGCCGCCACATCGGCGTGCGACGCGTCCGGGTGTTTCTCCATGTGCCGGGCAACCGCGGTCTTGAGCCCGGAAAAGCTGAAGGCGTACGGGTCATCTCGCGGCCCGGTCATGCCGCGCGGGAACACGATGGCGTCCCGGTCACCCTGGCGGGCCAGCTCGTCGAGCACCCGGCCACCGGGGTAGCCCAGCCCGAGTAGCCGGGCCACCTTGTCGTACGCCTCACCGGCCGCGTCGTCGACGGTGCTGCCGAGTTCTTCGATCGGCTCACCGAGGGACCGCACGTGCAGCAGGTGCGTATGGCCACCTGACACCAGCAGGCCGACACTCTCTGGCAGCGGTCCGTGGTCGTACACGTCGGCGGCCAGATGTCCACCGAGGTGGTTGACCCCGTAGAACGGCACTCCCCACGCCGCCGAATAGGCCTTGGCCGCAGCCACACCCACCAACAATGCCCCGGCCAGACCGGGTCCGATGGTCGCCGCCACGACGTCGGGCCGCTCGATGCCGGCGGTCGTCAGCGCCCGGCGCATGGTGGGCCCCAGCGACTCCAGATGCGCACGGGAGGCGATCTCCGGCACCACACCGCCGTACCGGGTGTGCTCGTCGACGCTGGAGGCGACCTCGTCGGCCAGGAGCGTGACGGTTCCGTCATCCGCGAGTTCGCAGATGCCGACTCCTGTTTCGTCACAGGAACTTTCGATTGCCAAGATGATCGTCATGACGCCTCCTTGCGCATCGTGTAGGCATCCGCGCCACTGATCCGGTAATACCGTTTGCGCACGCCCATTTTCACGAATCCAACGCTTTCGTACAGCCCGATCGCCGGCTCGTTGTCGGTGCGCACCTCCAGAAACACGGTGCCACCGTCGGCGATGGCCAACAGCCGGTCCAGCAGCTCCCGACCGATGCCCTGGCCCTGATACGCCGGATCGACGCCGATGGTGTGCACCTCGTACTCGAACGGCGGTTTGCGGCCCAGGCGGCTGATGCCGGCATAGCCCACCAGCAGCTTGCCGTCGCGCGCTGCCACATAGTGGTTGTGGTCCGAGTCGAGCTCACGGATGAAGGCCACCGCCGGCCACGGGTCATCGCCCGGGAACAGGATCGCTTCGAGTTCGCCACACCGGTCGGCATCACCGACCGTCAGCGACCCGTACTCGACCGTCACGAGAGGCCCCGCTCGGCAAGGGTTTTCGCATCCGGGCGGCGCAGGTACAGCGGCACCAGCGCAGCGGGCGGCTGGTCCCAGTCGGCGGCGGTCACGAGTCCGGCCACGGTCGGGTACTCCACCGCCAGCGCGGGCAAGGGGAACAACGCGACCTGCGCGGCCGGACCGGCGACCGAACCCGCACCCGACTCGACATCGGCCGCGGCACTGACGGCCGGTCCGTCGACCCGCACGCCGTCGCGGTACCGTGCCCAGTACACCTCACGGCGACGGGCGTCGGTGACCACCAACAACTCTCCGGCCGTCTGAGGCGCGATCGCGTCGAGGCTGCACACCCCGTACACCGGGACGCCGAGGGCATGGCCATAGGCGGCGGCGGTGGCCATCCCGACCCGCAGCCCGGTGAACGGGCCCGGCCCGCAACCAACCACGATCGCCGTCAGGTCGGCGAACGTGATTCCCGCATCGGCAACGGCGGCAACCACATTGGGCGTCAGTTGCTCGGCGTGCGCACGGGCGTCGACGGTGATCCGTTCGGCCAGCACCTCGACACCGGCGGCCGTACGCCGGGCCACCCCGGCGGTGACAGCCGGAGTTGCGGTATCGATGGCGAGAATCATGAACGGCTCCAATGCCAGACAGCAGTACGGGTGTCGTCGTCGGCGCGCTCCAACCGGATGTCCAGATGGCTGGCCGACAGTCGCTCGGCCAGGCCCTCACCCCACTCGACGACCACCACGGCATCATCGAGGTCGGTGTCGAGGTCAAGCGAGTCGAGTTCTCCGAGCAGGTCGGTGCTGCCCGAGTCGAGCAGCCGGTACATGTCGACGTGGACCATCGCAGGGTGCCCGGCGCGACGGGCGGGGTGCACCCGGGCCAGCACGTAGGACGGTGACGTCACCGCTCCGTCGACGTCCATGCCTTGCGCAATACCCTTGGCCAGCATCGTTTTTCCGGCACCCAGCGGACCGGTGAGCACCACCACGTCGCCGACCCGAAGTTCGGCGCCGAACCGGGCGCCGAGGGCCATGGTGTCTGCCTCGGTCGGCAGGTGCTCGGTGCCGTGCGAATCATCCATTGCGCTTGGCCTTTCCACGCAGCTGCCGGGTGAGCGCCACCAATCGTGACGGGGTGGCGTGTTCGACGAAACGCTCCAGCGCTTCGTTGATGAGTTCGGGTTGCTCCATGTGCACCATGTGGCCGGCGCCTTCGACGATCACCAGTTCGGACTTCGGCAGCTGCCGCATCATCGCCTCCGACTTGGCCGGCGGGGTCAGCAAATCCTGGTCGCCGCAGGCGATCAGGGTGGGCACGTGCTGCAGCACCGGCAGCGCGCCGGCCTCGTCGTGGGTTTCCAATGCATGCAGGAATTCCACGGTGGTGCGCATCGAGGTGTCATGCATCATCTTCTCGACATACCGCGCCACCGACGGACTGACGGCCTCATCACCGAACGACGCGGCCTTGAGCACCGGGCCGATGACGGCCTTGGCCGCGCCCCGCCCCGCACTGACCGCCCCGGGCGCAAACCGCACGGCGACCTTGGCCGCCTCCAGTGCCGGATTCTGCAGCACCTCACCGAGCGGCGAGCGGGTAACCCCTTGTGCCGCAGAGGCGATGAGTGCCACGCCGCACACCCGTGCCGGATAGTTCCGCGGGAACTGTCGGGCGTGAGACAGCACCGTCATGCCGCCCATCGAGTGGCCGACCAGCACGACGGGACCGCGCGGAGCCATCACCCGCATCACCGATTCGAGGTCCTGCCCCAGCTGCGGCACGGTGTACGAGTCGACCGGCCCGGCTGACGACCGGCCGTGACCGCGCTGGTCATAGAACACCATGCGGACCTGATCACCCCACCGCTCGGCGAGGCGGGCCCGCTGAAAATGAAACGAGCCCATGCTGTTACAGAAGCCGTGTGCGAAGAGCACCGTCAACCGGGCGTCTTTCGGACCGACCTCACGCACCGCCAGCGGCACGCCGTCGGTGGCGGTCACGACGCAGCCGCGGTCGGCGTCGAGCGTGGTGAAATCTTCACCGGCATAAGGATCTTCGCCACTACGGCGGCGCAGCGAGCGAACCACACCGATTCCGGCGACCGACCCCACGGCAGTGAGGCCGGCCATGCCCGCCAGCCACCGGGCATTCTTGTTGTCGCCCATGGACGTCAGCCTGTCGACTCACGATAAGTCCGGGCGATCCGACCGCGTGGACTGGTGACGACCTCGTAGTTGATGGTGCCCAGCAGCTCGGCCCAATCCTGAGCGGTCGGCTCGCCGGAGGCGCCCGAGCCGAACAGCACCGCCTCGTCCCCCACTG includes these proteins:
- a CDS encoding GMC oxidoreductase translates to MSNTDYDVIVVGSGFGGSVTALRLTEKGYRVGVLEAGRRFTDDQFPKTSWDVRKFVWAPKLGCFGVQRIHLLRDAVILAGAGVGGGSLNYANTLYKPPAPFFNDPQWAHITDWSDELSPYYDQARRMLGVVINPSMTPADEIMKAVAEDMGVGDTFVQTPVGVFFGEPGKTVRDPFFGGVGPDRTGCIECGSCMTGCRYGAKNTLLKNYLGLAENAGATVHPLTTVDSVRQSPSGIWEIDTVRTGRTLRKNRRTFTARHVVLAAGTWGTQNLLHKMKDSDTLPQLSDRLGVLTRTNSESIVGAMKYQVDPALDLTRGVAITSSFHPTSDTHIESVRYGKGSNAMGLLQTLMTDGGGRWPRWLKFLGLAVTHPRALLRVLSVGNWSERTVISLVMQNLDNSITTFTKRGLRGRHLSSKQGHGQPNPTWIPAGNDATRRVAEKIDGVTAGTWGELFNIPMTAHFLGGCAIGSDAEHAVIDPYHRVYGYPTLSVVDGSAVSANLGVNPSLTITAQAERAAAMWPNKGENDLRPEQGQPYRRVDAVAPVKPVVPEGAPGALRLPLIPISSTGKDA
- a CDS encoding nuclear transport factor 2 family protein; protein product: MEDVADKLAITELLYRYAELIDAGDFDGVGDLLGRGRFGGPTSGSVEGRDAIAKTFARTTRRFPDHGNTPRTRHLVLNPIVELDGDIAHARSTFCVVQQTETVPLQPIVVGRYADTFARDDSGWYFTERIVDVQMVGNVSDHLNISL
- the tsaD gene encoding tRNA (adenosine(37)-N6)-threonylcarbamoyltransferase complex transferase subunit TsaD — protein: MTIILAIESSCDETGVGICELADDGTVTLLADEVASSVDEHTRYGGVVPEIASRAHLESLGPTMRRALTTAGIERPDVVAATIGPGLAGALLVGVAAAKAYSAAWGVPFYGVNHLGGHLAADVYDHGPLPESVGLLVSGGHTHLLHVRSLGEPIEELGSTVDDAAGEAYDKVARLLGLGYPGGRVLDELARQGDRDAIVFPRGMTGPRDDPYAFSFSGLKTAVARHMEKHPDASHADVAAGFQEAVADVLTRKAVRAATDLGVSTLLIAGGVAANSRLRELAEERCAEAGLTLRVPRPRLCTDNGAMIASFAAHLIAAGAKPSPLDVPSDPGLPVVKGQIA
- the rimI gene encoding ribosomal protein S18-alanine N-acetyltransferase; this encodes MTVEYGSLTVGDADRCGELEAILFPGDDPWPAVAFIRELDSDHNHYVAARDGKLLVGYAGISRLGRKPPFEYEVHTIGVDPAYQGQGIGRELLDRLLAIADGGTVFLEVRTDNEPAIGLYESVGFVKMGVRKRYYRISGADAYTMRKEAS
- the tsaB gene encoding tRNA (adenosine(37)-N6)-threonylcarbamoyltransferase complex dimerization subunit type 1 TsaB — encoded protein: MILAIDTATPAVTAGVARRTAAGVEVLAERITVDARAHAEQLTPNVVAAVADAGITFADLTAIVVGCGPGPFTGLRVGMATAAAYGHALGVPVYGVCSLDAIAPQTAGELLVVTDARRREVYWARYRDGVRVDGPAVSAAADVESGAGSVAGPAAQVALFPLPALAVEYPTVAGLVTAADWDQPPAALVPLYLRRPDAKTLAERGLS
- the tsaE gene encoding tRNA (adenosine(37)-N6)-threonylcarbamoyltransferase complex ATPase subunit type 1 TsaE — translated: MDDSHGTEHLPTEADTMALGARFGAELRVGDVVVLTGPLGAGKTMLAKGIAQGMDVDGAVTSPSYVLARVHPARRAGHPAMVHVDMYRLLDSGSTDLLGELDSLDLDTDLDDAVVVVEWGEGLAERLSASHLDIRLERADDDTRTAVWHWSRS
- a CDS encoding alpha/beta fold hydrolase, producing the protein MGDNKNARWLAGMAGLTAVGSVAGIGVVRSLRRRSGEDPYAGEDFTTLDADRGCVVTATDGVPLAVREVGPKDARLTVLFAHGFCNSMGSFHFQRARLAERWGDQVRMVFYDQRGHGRSSAGPVDSYTVPQLGQDLESVMRVMAPRGPVVLVGHSMGGMTVLSHARQFPRNYPARVCGVALIASAAQGVTRSPLGEVLQNPALEAAKVAVRFAPGAVSAGRGAAKAVIGPVLKAASFGDEAVSPSVARYVEKMMHDTSMRTTVEFLHALETHDEAGALPVLQHVPTLIACGDQDLLTPPAKSEAMMRQLPKSELVIVEGAGHMVHMEQPELINEALERFVEHATPSRLVALTRQLRGKAKRNG